The proteins below come from a single Aegilops tauschii subsp. strangulata cultivar AL8/78 chromosome 6, Aet v6.0, whole genome shotgun sequence genomic window:
- the LOC141025803 gene encoding uncharacterized protein: MPFNWNDQADEAFQDLKRMHSTTPVLAAPAEKEPLLLYIAVTLQSVGMVMVVECPEKGKVQAVQHPVYYLSEHDPLGEIIGFRDASGRVAKWALELAGHTNLYEPRTTIKSQALADFLVDWTETQYLSLPPDSTHWRMHFDGSKMCLGLGPAYDSDLVVQQCSGEWDACDPNMASYRFLVQKLSGFFAGCKFLHVPHAENEVANTLASSRQSIPPGVSLEHLRKPSVKPSPDSESIYVPDDPAAPQPGPGIAEPGPGTAEPSPGTAKPGLAATVIDPAAVVPNQGAAGPGSRAAAPEPAMVAVFAVVTAPSWALPISEFLENGVLPWTRLKPDKCSDGHAESLVLKCEGCQRFSKRNHQPASALRTIPITWPFAVWGLNMVGPFKTARGGMTHLLVAVDKFTKWTEARPIKKLDGPTAVRFVKDIVVRYGMPNNIITDNDTNFAKGALAQYCSVSGIRLDPASVAHP; encoded by the exons atgccGTTCAACTGGAACGACCAGGCAGACGAGGCTTTCCAGGACCTCAAGCGCATGCACTCCACCACACCAGTCCTGGCCGCACCAGCCGAGAAGGAGCCGCTGTTGCTCTACATCGCTGTGACCTTGCAGTCGGTCGGCATGGTGATGGTGGTCGAGTGCCCAGAGAAGGGCAAGGTCCAAGCCGTCCAGCACCCTGTCTATtacctgagcgag CACGACCCCCTCGGCGAGATCATCGGGTTCCGAGACGCCTCTGGCCGGGTCGCCAAGTGGGCGCTCGagctagccggccacaccaacCTCTACGAGCCCCGCACTACGATCAAGTCCCAAGCTCTGGCCGatttcctcgtcgactggaccgagacccagtacctgtcGCTGCCGCCAGACTCGACACACtggcgcatgcacttcgacggctcgaAAATGTGTCTCGGCCTAGGGCCGGCATA cgactcggatctggtggtGCAGCAGTGCTCCGGCGAGTGGGACGCCTGCGACcccaacatggcaagctaccgcttcctcgttcAGAAGCTGTCCGGATTCTTCGCGGGCTGCAAGTTCCTCCACGTCCCGCACGCAGAAAACGAGGTGGCCAACACGCTCGCCTCGTCCCGGCAATCCATCCCACCCGGTGTCTCCCTCGAGCACTTGCgcaagccgtctgtcaagccgtctccggaCTCCGAGTCCATCTACGTCCCGGACGACCCGGCCGCgcctcaacccggcccggggattgccgaacctggcccggggactgccgaaCCCAGCCCAGGGACTGCCAAACCCGGCCTGGCAGCCACAGTCATCGACCCGGCCGCTGTCGTACCCAACCAGGGGGCTGCTGGACCCGGCTCGAGGGCTGCCGCCCCAGAACCCGCCATGGTGGCCGTCTTCGCCGTGGTGACGGCGCCATCATGGGCCCTGCCCATCTCAGAGTTTCTGGAGAACGGGGTCCTCCCATGGACGAGACTGAAGCCCGACAAGTGCAGCGACGGGC aTGCCGAGTCGCTCGTCCTCAAGTGCGAGGGATGCCAGCGCTTCAGCAAGCGCAACCACCAGCCGGCGTCGGCGCTCCGAACCATCCCGATCACCTGGCCTTTTGCAGTCTGGGGACTCAACATGGTGGGGCCCTTCAAGACCGCTCGAGGCGGCATGACGCATTTGCTggtggcggtggacaagttcaccaaatggactGAAGCAAGgccaatcaagaagctggacGGGCCGACGGCCGTCCGATTCGTCAAGGACATCGTGGTGCGCTACGGCATGCCGAACAACATCATCACAGACAACGACACCAACTTCGCGAAAGGCGCGCTCGCGCAGTACTGCTCCGTCTCCGGTATCCGCCTTGACCCGGCCTCCGTTGCACACCCGTAG